The following coding sequences are from one Manis pentadactyla isolate mManPen7 chromosome 13, mManPen7.hap1, whole genome shotgun sequence window:
- the ZFP2 gene encoding zinc finger protein ZFP2 isoform X1, which produces MPGQESIDGALCSALPQASSDSFIPTILRDWETRLETKELTTKTNITEDLSCGVIMEKGVWHSSLGEMWEPDHWLEGQQKNQDRHLSQVAVTHKETLTERAACGNDDFERCSSQGSILDTQQSIPVGKRPHNWNSYRKDTKQNSELIKTQRMLVGKKIYECSECGKAFSQSSSLLKHQRIHTGEKPYKCNVCGKHFIERSSLTVHQRIHTGEKPYKCNECGKTFSQSMNLTVHQRTHTGEKPYQCKECGKAFRKNSSLIQHERIHTGEKPYKCNECGKAFTQSMNLTVHQRTHTGEKPYECNECGKAFSQSMHLIVHQRSHTGEKPYECRECGKAFSKSSTLTLHQRNHTGEKPYKCNKCGKSFSQSTYLIEHQRLHSGVKPFECNQCGKAFSKNSSLTQHRRIHTGEKPYECMVCGKHFTGRSSLTVHQVIHTGEKPYECNECGKAFSQSAYLIEHQRIHTGEKPYECDQCGKAFIKNSSLIVHRRTHTGEKPYQCNECGKAFSRSTNLTRHQRTHT; this is translated from the coding sequence aCTGGGAGACAAGACTTGAAACTAAAGAATTAACTACAAAGACCAACATTACTGAAGATTTATCCTGTGGGGTCATAATGGAAAAAGGTGTCTGGCATTCTTCTTTAGGGGAAATGTGGGAACCTGATCATTGGTTAGAGGGGCAACAGAAAAACCAGGATAGACATCTGAGTCAAGTGGCAGTTACCCATAAGGAAACCCTCACTGAGAGGGCAGCATGTGGAAATGATGATTTTGAAAGATGTTCAAGTCAGGGTTCAATCCTTGATACACAACAAAGTATTCCTGTGGGAAAAAGACCCCATAATTGGAATTCATATAGAAAAGACACTAAACAAAACTCTGAATTAATTAAAACTCAAAGAATGTTAGTAGGAAAGAAAATCTATGAATGtagtgaatgtgggaaagccttcagccAGAGTTCATCCCTTCTTAAGCACCAGAGGATTCATACAGGGGAGAAACCCTATAAGTGTAATGTATGTGGGAAGCACTTCATTGAACGCTCCTCCCTTACTGTACATCaaagaattcatactggagagaaaccctacaaatgtaatgaatgtgggaaaACCTTCAGTCAGAGCATGAACCTTACTGTTCATCAAAGaactcatactggagagaaaccctatcaGTGTAAAGAGTGTGGAAAAGCTTTCCGTAAGAACTCATCCCTTATTCAACATGAAAggattcatactggagagaaaccctacaaatgtaatgaatgtgggaaaGCTTTTACCCAAAGTATGAATCTTACAGTGCATCAAAGAACTCATACAGGAGAAAAACCCTATGAGTGCaatgaatgtggaaaagccttcagtCAAAGCATGCATCTTATTGTACATCAAAGAAGTCACACTGGAGAAAAGCCCTATGAATGCCGTGAGTGTGGAAAAGCCTTTAGCAAGAGCTCAACTCTTACCCTGCATCAGCGTAATCACACTGGAGAAAAACCCTACAAATGTAACAAATGTGGGAAATCCTTTAGCCAAAGTACATACCTTATAGAACATCAGAGACTCCATTCGGGAGTAAAACCTTTTGAATGTAATCagtgtggaaaagctttcagtaagAATTCATCTCTTACTCAACATCggagaattcatactggagagaaaccttacgAGTGTATGGTATGTGGAAAACACTTCACTGGACGTTCATCCCTTACTGTACATCAGGTtattcacactggagagaaaccttatgaaTGCAATGAATGTGGAAAGGCTTTCAGCCAGAGTGCATACCTTATTGAACATCAAAGAATTCATACTggtgagaaaccctatgaatgtgaTCAGTGTGGAAAAGCCTTCATTAAGAATTCATCTCTTATAGTGCATCGGAGAACtcacacaggagagaaaccctatcAGTGTAACGAATGTGGAAAAGCATTCAGTCGGAGTACAAACCTGACACGACATCAGAGAACACATACATGA
- the ZFP2 gene encoding zinc finger protein ZFP2 isoform X2, whose amino-acid sequence MNDLLCSEDPAARQIMHYWETRLETKELTTKTNITEDLSCGVIMEKGVWHSSLGEMWEPDHWLEGQQKNQDRHLSQVAVTHKETLTERAACGNDDFERCSSQGSILDTQQSIPVGKRPHNWNSYRKDTKQNSELIKTQRMLVGKKIYECSECGKAFSQSSSLLKHQRIHTGEKPYKCNVCGKHFIERSSLTVHQRIHTGEKPYKCNECGKTFSQSMNLTVHQRTHTGEKPYQCKECGKAFRKNSSLIQHERIHTGEKPYKCNECGKAFTQSMNLTVHQRTHTGEKPYECNECGKAFSQSMHLIVHQRSHTGEKPYECRECGKAFSKSSTLTLHQRNHTGEKPYKCNKCGKSFSQSTYLIEHQRLHSGVKPFECNQCGKAFSKNSSLTQHRRIHTGEKPYECMVCGKHFTGRSSLTVHQVIHTGEKPYECNECGKAFSQSAYLIEHQRIHTGEKPYECDQCGKAFIKNSSLIVHRRTHTGEKPYQCNECGKAFSRSTNLTRHQRTHT is encoded by the coding sequence aCTGGGAGACAAGACTTGAAACTAAAGAATTAACTACAAAGACCAACATTACTGAAGATTTATCCTGTGGGGTCATAATGGAAAAAGGTGTCTGGCATTCTTCTTTAGGGGAAATGTGGGAACCTGATCATTGGTTAGAGGGGCAACAGAAAAACCAGGATAGACATCTGAGTCAAGTGGCAGTTACCCATAAGGAAACCCTCACTGAGAGGGCAGCATGTGGAAATGATGATTTTGAAAGATGTTCAAGTCAGGGTTCAATCCTTGATACACAACAAAGTATTCCTGTGGGAAAAAGACCCCATAATTGGAATTCATATAGAAAAGACACTAAACAAAACTCTGAATTAATTAAAACTCAAAGAATGTTAGTAGGAAAGAAAATCTATGAATGtagtgaatgtgggaaagccttcagccAGAGTTCATCCCTTCTTAAGCACCAGAGGATTCATACAGGGGAGAAACCCTATAAGTGTAATGTATGTGGGAAGCACTTCATTGAACGCTCCTCCCTTACTGTACATCaaagaattcatactggagagaaaccctacaaatgtaatgaatgtgggaaaACCTTCAGTCAGAGCATGAACCTTACTGTTCATCAAAGaactcatactggagagaaaccctatcaGTGTAAAGAGTGTGGAAAAGCTTTCCGTAAGAACTCATCCCTTATTCAACATGAAAggattcatactggagagaaaccctacaaatgtaatgaatgtgggaaaGCTTTTACCCAAAGTATGAATCTTACAGTGCATCAAAGAACTCATACAGGAGAAAAACCCTATGAGTGCaatgaatgtggaaaagccttcagtCAAAGCATGCATCTTATTGTACATCAAAGAAGTCACACTGGAGAAAAGCCCTATGAATGCCGTGAGTGTGGAAAAGCCTTTAGCAAGAGCTCAACTCTTACCCTGCATCAGCGTAATCACACTGGAGAAAAACCCTACAAATGTAACAAATGTGGGAAATCCTTTAGCCAAAGTACATACCTTATAGAACATCAGAGACTCCATTCGGGAGTAAAACCTTTTGAATGTAATCagtgtggaaaagctttcagtaagAATTCATCTCTTACTCAACATCggagaattcatactggagagaaaccttacgAGTGTATGGTATGTGGAAAACACTTCACTGGACGTTCATCCCTTACTGTACATCAGGTtattcacactggagagaaaccttatgaaTGCAATGAATGTGGAAAGGCTTTCAGCCAGAGTGCATACCTTATTGAACATCAAAGAATTCATACTggtgagaaaccctatgaatgtgaTCAGTGTGGAAAAGCCTTCATTAAGAATTCATCTCTTATAGTGCATCGGAGAACtcacacaggagagaaaccctatcAGTGTAACGAATGTGGAAAAGCATTCAGTCGGAGTACAAACCTGACACGACATCAGAGAACACATACATGA
- the ZFP2 gene encoding zinc finger protein ZFP2 isoform X3, giving the protein MEKGVWHSSLGEMWEPDHWLEGQQKNQDRHLSQVAVTHKETLTERAACGNDDFERCSSQGSILDTQQSIPVGKRPHNWNSYRKDTKQNSELIKTQRMLVGKKIYECSECGKAFSQSSSLLKHQRIHTGEKPYKCNVCGKHFIERSSLTVHQRIHTGEKPYKCNECGKTFSQSMNLTVHQRTHTGEKPYQCKECGKAFRKNSSLIQHERIHTGEKPYKCNECGKAFTQSMNLTVHQRTHTGEKPYECNECGKAFSQSMHLIVHQRSHTGEKPYECRECGKAFSKSSTLTLHQRNHTGEKPYKCNKCGKSFSQSTYLIEHQRLHSGVKPFECNQCGKAFSKNSSLTQHRRIHTGEKPYECMVCGKHFTGRSSLTVHQVIHTGEKPYECNECGKAFSQSAYLIEHQRIHTGEKPYECDQCGKAFIKNSSLIVHRRTHTGEKPYQCNECGKAFSRSTNLTRHQRTHT; this is encoded by the coding sequence ATGGAAAAAGGTGTCTGGCATTCTTCTTTAGGGGAAATGTGGGAACCTGATCATTGGTTAGAGGGGCAACAGAAAAACCAGGATAGACATCTGAGTCAAGTGGCAGTTACCCATAAGGAAACCCTCACTGAGAGGGCAGCATGTGGAAATGATGATTTTGAAAGATGTTCAAGTCAGGGTTCAATCCTTGATACACAACAAAGTATTCCTGTGGGAAAAAGACCCCATAATTGGAATTCATATAGAAAAGACACTAAACAAAACTCTGAATTAATTAAAACTCAAAGAATGTTAGTAGGAAAGAAAATCTATGAATGtagtgaatgtgggaaagccttcagccAGAGTTCATCCCTTCTTAAGCACCAGAGGATTCATACAGGGGAGAAACCCTATAAGTGTAATGTATGTGGGAAGCACTTCATTGAACGCTCCTCCCTTACTGTACATCaaagaattcatactggagagaaaccctacaaatgtaatgaatgtgggaaaACCTTCAGTCAGAGCATGAACCTTACTGTTCATCAAAGaactcatactggagagaaaccctatcaGTGTAAAGAGTGTGGAAAAGCTTTCCGTAAGAACTCATCCCTTATTCAACATGAAAggattcatactggagagaaaccctacaaatgtaatgaatgtgggaaaGCTTTTACCCAAAGTATGAATCTTACAGTGCATCAAAGAACTCATACAGGAGAAAAACCCTATGAGTGCaatgaatgtggaaaagccttcagtCAAAGCATGCATCTTATTGTACATCAAAGAAGTCACACTGGAGAAAAGCCCTATGAATGCCGTGAGTGTGGAAAAGCCTTTAGCAAGAGCTCAACTCTTACCCTGCATCAGCGTAATCACACTGGAGAAAAACCCTACAAATGTAACAAATGTGGGAAATCCTTTAGCCAAAGTACATACCTTATAGAACATCAGAGACTCCATTCGGGAGTAAAACCTTTTGAATGTAATCagtgtggaaaagctttcagtaagAATTCATCTCTTACTCAACATCggagaattcatactggagagaaaccttacgAGTGTATGGTATGTGGAAAACACTTCACTGGACGTTCATCCCTTACTGTACATCAGGTtattcacactggagagaaaccttatgaaTGCAATGAATGTGGAAAGGCTTTCAGCCAGAGTGCATACCTTATTGAACATCAAAGAATTCATACTggtgagaaaccctatgaatgtgaTCAGTGTGGAAAAGCCTTCATTAAGAATTCATCTCTTATAGTGCATCGGAGAACtcacacaggagagaaaccctatcAGTGTAACGAATGTGGAAAAGCATTCAGTCGGAGTACAAACCTGACACGACATCAGAGAACACATACATGA